The genomic interval GCGGCGCTCGAGCATTGGGTTCAAAATATTGTTTTGCTGCATAATCGAGCATTAAAAAAGGATCAGTGCGTTTATCACCCACCATGTGATTGAACATCGGGTTGACATGAAAACCATCACCCACCCAATGGGGGCGTGGGGCTGCATGAATTTTATCGACTTGTCGATAGGTTTTATTGCTATTTTGCATCGCCATGATTGTTCTCCTTATTGATAGCTATAATTATAGGAGTAAAAAGGCTATTTTCAAGTGTAAATTACATTATATTAGTTATTGTAAACATTAACTAATATAAAACATAAAAAAAGGCAAAGTTAATTGATAACCTTGCCTTCATAAATTATTTAATGATTTTAATCATCAAGTTCTGACCAGCGCGCCATTTTTTTCAGAAGCAAATCATCAATCTCGTTGAGACGTTCACTGGCTTGGGTAGCAGCTGCCATATCACTCACAAACCAGCTACCATCGGCTAATTTGTCTTGAAGTTCAGCTTGCTCTTGCTCGAGTAGCGCGATTTCATTGGGGAGACTGTCCAATTCGCGCTGTTCTTTGTAGCTTAGTTTTTTCTTCACCGTATCAGTTTTTGGCGCATCAGTGTTAATCACTTCTTTGGGCTTTGCTGCTGTCTTTTCTGATTTTTCTGCTTTGGGTTTAATCGCTTGTTCACGCGATTTTTGCGTCAAATAGTCTTGATAGCCGCCGACATATTCTTTGACAATACCATTGCCATCGCTATCTTCATCAAAAACCCAAGTTGATGTTACGACATTGTCCATAAAGGTACGGTCATGGCTAATCAGTAAGATGGTGCCATTAAAGCTATCGACGGCTTCTTCTAACAGCTCTAAGGTTGCCATATCCAAGTCATTGGTCGGCTCATCAAGTACCAAGATATTTGCAGGTTTGAGTAGTTGTTTGGCTAGCAAAACGCGGTTACGCTCACCGCCTGACAAGGCTTTGACCGGTGTTCTGGCGCGTTCTGGGGCAAATAAGAAATCTTGCAAATAGCCGATGATATGTTTCTTTTTACCCGCCACTTCTACAAAATCAGAACCTTCCGCGACGTTTTGTACCACAGTCGCTTCTAAATCAAGTTGGTCACGTAATTGGTCAAGAAAGGCGATTTGTAGATTGGTGCCTAATTTGACTGAGCCAGATTTGGTGATATCAGGCTGCGGAATATCCAAAATCGCATGAATAAGCGTAGATTTACCGACACCGTTTTTACCGATAATGCCAATACGGTCACCACGCATGATGCTGGTGGTGAAATCTTTCACCAAGGTTTTATCGCCATAACCTAGATTGAGATGTTTGACATTGGCAACCAATTTGCCGCTGTTATCGCCATCGTTCATGCTGATATTAACTTGTCCGATTTGCTCGCGGCGGGATTTACGTTCTTCACGCAGCGCCTTTAACGCGCGCACGCGACCTTCATTGCGGGTGCGACGCGCTTTGATACCTTGACGAATCCACACTTCCTCTTCAGCCAGTTTTTTATCAAAATTGGCATTGGCTTTTTCTTCGGCACTCAGTTGTTGTTCTTTAAGTTCTTGGTAGCGGGCATAGCCTTTATTGACATTGCCTGCTTGCTTGGTGACGTCATAACTGCGCAATATACCGCGGTCAAGTTCGACAATGCGGGTGGCGATTTTGTCAATAAACGAGCGGTCATGCGAGATAAACAGCAGGGTTAATCCTTGCGCGTTTTGCAAAAATTGCTCAAGCCATTCGATACTTTCGACATCCAAATGGTTGGTCGGCTCGTCAAGTAGTAGCACATCGGGTTTGGTAATCAGCGCACGCGCAAGCAGTACACGGCGTTTGCGCCCGCCCGATAATTCACTAATATCGGCGTCGCCGTCCAAGTTCATCATGGACAGCATGGTCTGTACTTCGCGGGTCAAGTCCCACCCATGGGCATCATCAATTTTATGCTGCAAATCTGACATTAATTCGCAGGCTTTCATGTCACCACTGGCGCATTTATCACTGGCTTGCTCGTAGGCTGTCAGCCATGTTGCCACATCGCCTGCACCTGCCATAACGATGTCACTGACTTTGCCCGACGTTTCTGGAATGTCTTGCTCAAGCATTGCAATGTTCAGATTGCCACTGATTTGGAATTCGCCACTGTCAGCCTTGACTTGACCGCTAATGACCTTAAACAAGGTTGATTTGCCTTCACCATTGCGCCCAATCAAACACACGCGTTCGCCTTGTTCGATATTAAAATCAATACCGTCCAAAATCGGTGCAATACCAAATGCCAAATGAATATCTCGTAAATGAATCAGTGCCATAACTTTCTCAAAGTTTAGTAAAAATGTTTGTATAATAGGAAAATGCGGCTATTGTAGCAGACTTTATGGCAAAAAATTGTGGGGAAACTTATGAGGCATTCTAAATGAGCGAAAAAGATCACCAAAAACAATCAAGCGATGACAATGGGTGGGTTAACATGGTAGAAAAATTAACCCAAGACTTGATTGATTTACAAACGCAAGTGCTGTTTATGGAAGATACAGTGGATAAACTTGATAATATCGTCACCGAGCAAAGCCAGCTGATTGCTGACCAACAACGGCAATTACAGCTACTTTATCAAAAATTGGAAACTCAAACGCAAGGTTCACAAATTCAGCCGTTTGATTTGTTAAGCGATAAACCGCCGCATTACTAATTTTATTGACAAAAATTGAAATTTTTATCAACATGGCAAGCATTTTATGCGCCATATACTGCCAATGTCCTAAATAGGAAAAACCAATGGTAGCTAGTTGCATCTGACTATCAGCAACAAACTCTGCAAAAATTGACCGTGATGGATATCAAACGCAAACTGCTTTATCAATGCTTTATCAAGGCGTGCCGTCAAAGATAGGCAAGGATGAGAGGCTAAACGGGTCGTTTTTTAACGTAAATTTTATACATGTATCTATCAATTTTCATCAGCATAGCAAACAAGTTTCACAAGCATATCAAGCAAACATAGTGCTATGACCAAATAATCTGCTTTCATTTATTGTTAGGAATATCCTATATGAGTCATAATGAATCTTTAATCAGTGTTGCCGAAGAAACGTTACATGAAGCCAAAACAGTCATGTTTAATATGCTGTCCAAAGTGGTAGAAATCGGTGGTTCTGATTTGTTTATTTCAGCGGATTTTCCACCCAGCATTAAATATCACGGACTCATGAAACCGCTCAATAAACAACCACTGACGGCTGAAAAAACCAAACTGTTTGCCTATAGTTTGATGAACCAAAAACAGCGCGAAGAATTTGCAACCAATCTTGAGTGCAACTTTGCGATAAATGTGCCCAATGTATCGCGATTTCGGGTTAATGTGTTTCAGCAG from Moraxella osloensis carries:
- a CDS encoding ATP-binding cassette domain-containing protein — its product is MALIHLRDIHLAFGIAPILDGIDFNIEQGERVCLIGRNGEGKSTLFKVISGQVKADSGEFQISGNLNIAMLEQDIPETSGKVSDIVMAGAGDVATWLTAYEQASDKCASGDMKACELMSDLQHKIDDAHGWDLTREVQTMLSMMNLDGDADISELSGGRKRRVLLARALITKPDVLLLDEPTNHLDVESIEWLEQFLQNAQGLTLLFISHDRSFIDKIATRIVELDRGILRSYDVTKQAGNVNKGYARYQELKEQQLSAEEKANANFDKKLAEEEVWIRQGIKARRTRNEGRVRALKALREERKSRREQIGQVNISMNDGDNSGKLVANVKHLNLGYGDKTLVKDFTTSIMRGDRIGIIGKNGVGKSTLIHAILDIPQPDITKSGSVKLGTNLQIAFLDQLRDQLDLEATVVQNVAEGSDFVEVAGKKKHIIGYLQDFLFAPERARTPVKALSGGERNRVLLAKQLLKPANILVLDEPTNDLDMATLELLEEAVDSFNGTILLISHDRTFMDNVVTSTWVFDEDSDGNGIVKEYVGGYQDYLTQKSREQAIKPKAEKSEKTAAKPKEVINTDAPKTDTVKKKLSYKEQRELDSLPNEIALLEQEQAELQDKLADGSWFVSDMAAATQASERLNEIDDLLLKKMARWSELDD
- a CDS encoding SlyX family protein gives rise to the protein MSEKDHQKQSSDDNGWVNMVEKLTQDLIDLQTQVLFMEDTVDKLDNIVTEQSQLIADQQRQLQLLYQKLETQTQGSQIQPFDLLSDKPPHY